In Gadus chalcogrammus isolate NIFS_2021 chromosome 11, NIFS_Gcha_1.0, whole genome shotgun sequence, a single window of DNA contains:
- the s100w gene encoding S100 calcium binding protein W → MSHLEQLIVSMVDVFEEYAGQEGKKNQISMDELKTLIDNEVSKPEFQKKIHAEDVTKAMDFLDKNHDGVVNFNEFSRCVATLARGYYKQKQGKGGKKGKGREEDEQEDQ, encoded by the exons ATGTCTCACCTAGAGCAGCTGATCGTCTCCATGGTGGACGTGTTTGAGGAGTATGCCGGACAGGAGGGCAAGAAAAACCAGATTAGTATGGATGAGCTCAAGACTCTGATCGATAACGAAGTGTCCAAGCCTGAGTTCCAG AAAAAGATCCATGCAGAGGATGTGACCAAGGCCATGGATTTTCTGGACAAGAACCATGATGGAGTGGTGAACTTCAATGAGTTCTCTAGGTGTGTGGCCACCCTGGCCAGGGGATACTACAAGCAGAAGCAAGGCAAGGGAGGCAAGAAGGGCAAAGGCAGAGAAGAGGACGAACAGGAGGACCAATAG